A stretch of Argiope bruennichi chromosome 10, qqArgBrue1.1, whole genome shotgun sequence DNA encodes these proteins:
- the LOC129989271 gene encoding zinc finger protein 710-like, producing the protein MSFLPDGYPNELTVIVPLTKETPESLEKPSRNPSQRSAEMPSNKVSQKCLEKNEKLESIPRKVSQRLLERKIAKENSEKLLKEASQKNSIKTSEKHLGVSSTTIPPKTSKKTGKKKASISLKMPPQKCSTKRSKKAPWKSLDTNAKIVTSISQENSETHTKAVVKRQSNATCVICKRSFTSKKMLKDHNIKHHYIRHCPNCPKTFRQTRKFILHLRSHLNDYPYQCKICLEEFNQKKYLLEHKQRHISSENLKCRTCSKVFHHINSFSAHRQTHRGPPYPCTYCNAIFSNFYDRNVHCKNHVNRCILCRHKVAAFPTNLDLSFHMRLVHRDDVANDDTAHTFEACVSTGAVNLEQDSDSDSMDDMDSDDESLADMDYNYQKDAVEPVYTLKRKDKFICFICYDLYPSPELLKSHMKAHYWFPCNLCPQFFPNPETFHSHKCDFADVNCSTEIECKNCEKTVANEATSHTLANTGSVDLEEGSDRESMNDLLSSDSESLADIYLNYQKMLFQNHKCDFADVNCSTEIECENCKKTHCKMTYDTSGIIMNTPQSIVSKVQAMKYDIVQLINFIEYVKCQKLPLDVATLNRVGLHSTSLRIILKDSRIRHFFSSECISEMEDMYSKLQDFNQSLCDSINNTSE; encoded by the exons ATGTCTTTCCTTCCCGATGGATACCCCAACG AACTTACTGTAATCGTGCCTTTGACAAAAGAAACTCCAGAAAGTTTAGAGAAGCCTTCAAGAAACCCATCTCAGAGAAGTGCAGAAATGCCATCAAATAAAGTTTCTCAAAAATGTTTAGAGAAGAACGAAAAACTTGAAAGCATCCCGAGAAAAGTGTCTCAGAgacttttagaaagaaaaattgctaAGGAAAATTCGGAGAAGCTTTTGAAGGAAGCATCTCAGAAAAACTCaataaaaacatctgaaaaacATTTAGGGGTATCATCTACTACAATTCCCCCAAAAACTTCAAAGAAAACTGGAAAGAAAAAAGCATCTATAAGTTTGAAAATGCCACCCCAGAAATGCTCAACAAAGCGATCAAAGAAAGCACCTTGGAAAAGTTTGGATACCAATGCAAAAATTGTTACTTCAATATCACAGGAAAATTCAGAAACTCATACAAAAGCTGTTGTTAAGAGACAATCAAATg CTACCTGTGTGATCTGCAAAAGGAGTTTTACCAGTAAGAAGATGCTAAAGGATCATAATATCAAGCATCATTACATCCGTCACTGCCCCAATTGCCCGAAGACTTTTCGTCAaactagaaaatttatattgcatttacgAAGCCATCTAAATGATTATCCTTACCAGTGTAAAATTTGCTTGGaagaatttaatcaaaagaaatatttgttggaACACAAGCAAAGGCATATAAGCTCTGAAAACTTAAAGTGTCGCACTTGTTCCAAAGTATTTCACCACATTAATTCTTTTAGTGCACATCGACAGACTCACCGTGGACCTCCATATCCTTGCACCTATTGTAATGCaatcttttcaaacttttatgaTAGAAATGTACATTGTAAAAATCACGTGAATCGTTGTATTTTGTGCCGCCATAAAGTTGCTGCTTTTCCAACAAATTTAGATCTTTCATTTCATATGCGCTTAGTTCATCGAGATGATGTAGCTAATGATGATACAGCACATACTTTTGAAGCTTGTGTAAGCACTGGTGCTGTGAACTTGGAACAAGACAGTGATAGTGATAGCATGGATGACATGGACTCTGATGATGAATCTCTTGCAGATATGGATTACAATTATCAAAAAGATGCTGTTGAGCCAGTGTATACTTTAAAACGTAAagataaattcatttgttttatatgcTACGATTTATATCCATCTCCTGAACTGTTGAAGTCTCACATGAAAGCTCATTATTGGTTTCCATGTAACTTATGCCCCCAATTTTTTCCTAATCCTGAAACTTTTCATAGTCACAAGTGTGATTTTGCTGATGTTAATTGCAGTACTGAAATCGAATGTAAAAATTGTGAGAAAACTGTAGCTAATGAGGCTACATCACATACTCTTGCGAACACTGGTTCTGTAGACTTGGAAGAAGGCAGTGATAGAGAGAGTATGAATGACTTACTTTCATCTGATAGTGAATCTCTTGCAGATATATATCTCAATTATCAAAAGATGctgtttcaaaatcataagtgTGATTTTGCAGATGTTAATTGCAGTACTGAAATTGAGTGTGAAAATTGTAAGAAAACTCATTGTAAAATGACATATGATACTTCAGGAATCATTATGAATACTCCTCAAAGCATTGTATCAAAGGTTCAAGCTATGAAATATGATATTGTGCAgctcattaattttattgaatacgtAAAATGTCAGAAGCTACCATTAGATGTTGCAACTCTCAATCGTGTAGGTTTACATTCTACAAGCcttcgaataattttaaaagatagtcGAATTCGACACTTCTTTTCTTCAGAATGCATCTCAGAGATGGAAGACATGTATTCCAAACTTCAGGATTTTAATCAGAGTCTCTGTGATAGCATAAATAATACATCAGAATAG